A window of the Radiobacillus deserti genome harbors these coding sequences:
- a CDS encoding YqzK family protein — protein sequence MKSVISLVRDSLKLFIIFTVCTMLFYFGLRAIHAEYENYHKYDPPEGRAVKVFEQQDQSWVDRLSLFFRLGE from the coding sequence ATGAAGTCGGTTATTTCACTCGTTCGAGATTCATTGAAATTATTCATTATTTTCACGGTATGCACAATGCTCTTTTATTTTGGTTTAAGAGCTATACACGCTGAGTATGAAAATTATCACAAGTATGATCCTCCTGAAGGAAGAGCTGTGAAAGTCTTTGAACAACAAGATCAGTCGTGGGTGGATCGTCTATCGTTATTTTTTCGATTAGGGGAGTAG